The Ranitomeya imitator isolate aRanImi1 chromosome 8, aRanImi1.pri, whole genome shotgun sequence genome window below encodes:
- the MKRN2OS gene encoding MKRN2 opposite strand protein — protein sequence MATFRDQEEAGAPQPLAPCLVKFTHCDRDIYSRSVPEQCPICGRRPVRSWALEQAPVSIPNPFVNAHSEKCSFVLKPTKGHFLGEYDGCSDLHVGITSSKGIVHHYNESGTHKDASGWEQCVSVPLVPPDQHALIYQWDSYLEDFSYHETWLPYRYDETEHNCYTYALKFINGLLHLQEKKTFTKEEFTEKFVLPRSRRASKYITLCHEVSRNYYYMVDHPRYDGGA from the exons ATGGCGACGTTCAGGGATCAGGAAGAAGCTGGAGCCCCGCAGCCCCTGGCACCATGCCTGGTGAAGTTCACACACTGTGACCGAGACATCTACAGCCGCTCCGTCCCTGAGCAGTGCCCTATCTGCGGGCGCCGGCCGGTGCGCTCCTGGGCCCTGGAGCAGGCTCCCGTCAGCATTCCTAACCCTTTTGTTAATGCACACAGCGAGAAATGCTCTTTTGTACTGAAACCAACAAAAGGCCACTTTCTAGG GGAGTATGACGGTTGCTCAGATCTCCATGTTGGCATCACCAGTTCTAAAG GAATTGTGCACCATTACAATGAATCTGGCACCCACAAAGACGCGAGCGGCTGGGAACAGTGCGTGAGCGTACCACTAGTGCCGCCCGACCAACATGCCCTCATTTACCAGTGGGATTCGTACCTAGAAGACTTTTCCTATCATGAGACATGGCTTCCTTATAG ATATGATGAAACAGAGCACAACTGCTACACGTACGCCTTAAAGTTCATCAACGGCCTGCTCCATCTACAGGAGAAGAAAACCTTTACCAAAGAGGAATTTACAGAGAAGTTTGTATTACCGAGGAGCCGCCGAGCATCCAAGTACATCACTCTGTGTCACGAGGTGTCCCGGAATTATTACTACATGGTAGACCACCCTAGATACGACGGAGGGGCATGA